The following coding sequences are from one Diachasmimorpha longicaudata isolate KC_UGA_2023 chromosome 6, iyDiaLong2, whole genome shotgun sequence window:
- the LOC135163898 gene encoding large ribosomal subunit protein uL1, whose amino-acid sequence MTSKVSRDTLYECVNAVIQNSQEKKRKFLETVELQIGLKNYDPQKDKRFSGTVKLKNIPRPKMQVCILGDQQHCDEAKANNVPFMDVEALKKLNKSKKLVKKLAKKYDAFLASESLIKQIPRLLGPGLNKAGKFPGLLSHQESMLAKIDEAKATIKFQMKKVLCLSVAVGHVEMTPDELVQNVHLSINFLVSLLKKHWQNVRSLHIKSSMGPPQRLY is encoded by the exons ATGAC GTCCAAAGTATCACGCGACACCCTTTACGAGTGTGTGAATGCAGTAATCCAGAATTCTCAAgaaaagaagagaaaatttCTCGAGACAGTCGAGCTGCAGATTGGCCTGAAGAATTATGATCCCCAGAAGGATAAGCGTTTTTCGGGCACCGTCAA ACTCAAGAACATCCCCAGACCAAAAATGCAGGTCTGTATCCTCGGTGATCAGCAGCATTGTGACGAGGCAAAGGCCAATAACGTGCCATTTATGGATGTAGAGGCCCTCAAGAAGTTGAATAAGAGCAAGAAACTAGTCAAGAAGCTGG CAAAAAAATACGACGCCTTTCTCGCCAGTGAATCTCTGATCAAGCAAATTCCGCGTCTCCTGGGTCCAGGACTGAACAAAGCCGGCAAATTCCCTGGTCTCCTATCCCACCAGGAGTCAATGCTCGCTAAAATAGATGAAGCCAAGGCGACAATTAAATTCCAAATGAAGAAAGTACTCTGTCTTTCTGTGGCTGTTGGACACGTTGAGATGACACCAGATGAGCTCGTCCAAAATGTTCACTTATCAATTAACTTTCTAGTTTCACTTCTGAAGAAACATTGGCAAAACGTTCGTTCATTGCACATTAAATCTTCTATGGGACCACCACAACGATTGTACTAA
- the LOC135163895 gene encoding charged multivesicular body protein 2a has protein sequence MEWLFGKRVTPEEMLRKNQRALNKAMRDLDRERARMEQQEKKIIMDIKKMAKDGQMDAVKIMAKDLVRTRRYVKKFMLMKANIQAVSLKIQTLRSQNAMAGAMKGVTKAMQSMNKQLNLPQIQKILQEFEKQSEIMDMKEEIMNDAIDDAMEDEGDEEESDAVVSQVLDELGLQLTDQLSGLPQAGGSLSVTGGKQAVPAGAAAAGGGGEDGNLVDADADLQARLENLRRE, from the exons ATGGAGTGGCTGTTTGGCAAACGAGTTACCCCTGAAGAAATGCTCAGGAAAAATCAAAGGGCTCTGAATAAAGCCATGAGAGACCTAGACAGGGAGAGAGCCAGGATGGAACAACAAGAGAAGAAAATCATTatggatattaaaaaaatggcgaaGGATGGACAAATG GATGCCGTGAAAATCATGGCGAAGGATCTTGTGAGAACACGCCGATATGTCAAGAAGTTCATGCTGATGAAGGCAAATATTCAGGCAGTGTCCTTGAAAATTCAGACCTTGAGATCTCAGAACGCGATGGCTGGAGCGATGAAGGGCGTCACCAAAGCCATGCAGAGTATGAATAA gcaaCTTAATTTACCCCAGATTCAGAAAATCCTTCAGGAATTCGAGAAGCAATCTGAAATAATGGATATGAAGGAGGAGATTATGAATGATGCTATTGACGATGCAATGGAGGATGAGGGAGACGAAGAGGAGAG CGATGCAGTTGTTTCCCAAGTACTTGATGAGCTAGGCCTCCAGTTGACAGACCAGTTATCAGGATTACCTCAAGCTGGCGGATCTCTGAGTGTAACCGGTGGTAAACAGGCAGTGCCAGCAGGTGCTGCGGCTGCTGGGGGAGGTGGAGAAGATGGTAACCTCGTGGACGCTGATGCTGACCTTCAAGCTAGGCTGGAAAACCTCCGAAGGGAATGA